Part of the Halanaerobiales bacterium genome is shown below.
AAAGGAGGTATAATTAATGGGCAAAATTTATGAGTATGAAGTATTGAGAATTGATCTTAGCAATGAAGAAATTAAAAGAGAAAAAATCGAAGGTGAAGTAGTAAAGAAGTATTTAGGAGGAAGAGGATTAGCATCTAAAATATTATATGATGAAATTGACCCT
Proteins encoded:
- a CDS encoding aldehyde ferredoxin oxidoreductase N-terminal domain-containing protein encodes the protein MGKIYEYEVLRIDLSNEEIKREKIEGEVVKKYLGGRGLASKILYDEIDP